The segment CAGCGCTCTCAACAGACTGTTAAACAGTCAATCTGGATAGGGATATCGTAGTTTCTCTTATAAATCAGCGCCTCCTTTTTGCAAGGAGGCGTTTTTTTGCATACGGTGCTGAAAATCGCTCCGATCCGCCGAACTGGCCGACAATACCCAAAGACACCTACCAGGACAATACCCTAAGTCACCTAACCCCATTTGGATACATCTAAGCAATCATCACCTCAATTCCGAGAAATGACGGATATACATGGAAATAGTGCTACACCTTCCCGGCGAGGAAGCCGTCAAGTACATGAAAGGGACGACCTTACATTTCTACGCCCGAGGCGGTGCGACCAGCGCCTTCGCCAATCCCACGCAACGACCATGCTTCCTATCCATCGCAAAACGAAATTCGGTTTCACCGAGCGATCCGATTCGTTGGTCGATGAATAAAGTCCTCGCCCTAGCCAAACAGCGATCACTTTCCTGCAAATGACCAAACAAGAGGTTCTCGACTTTCTCACTCACGAATTCGCTCTCTCCAACCTTCCGGAGTCCTTCCAGAAGCTGAGGGAGATATCGAACGATCCCCATTCCGACATCCAGGACGTGGTCGCGGTGGTCCGAAAGGATGTCGAACTTGCCGCCCGTTTGCTCAAGCTGGCGAATTCCTCCCTCTTCAGCCGAGGCGAGCACACCGAAACCATCGAGCAGGCCGCCCAAAAGCTGGGCATGCGACGCGTGGTGGAGAGCTCTCTGGCCATCGGACTGATCAAGGAAATCTCCATCGATCCGGAGGTTTTCGATACTATCAACTTTTGGAAGCGCAGCCTCACCATCGCCAAGATCACCGAGGACGTCTTCGAGCTCATTCCCCACTTCCTGAAGGCCCGCATCGAGAAGAATCTGCTCTACACGGCGGGCTTGCTGCACGACGTCGGCATCCTCGCCATGATCCAGGGATTCAGCGACGAAATGGTTTCCGTTGTCGACTACGCCGTCGCGGAGGATCTGCCGATCTACGTAGCCGAGCGAAACCGCTGGGGTTTCTCCCATCAAGACATCGGTCGCATTCTCTTCAAGAAGTGGAACCTGCCGGAGTCTCTGCAGGCGGCCGCCGGCTACCACCACAACCCGGTCGATCTCAAGCGACGCATTTACGCCCCGCTGGTAGATATCATCTACGTGGCCGACTACACCTATAGCGTGCGTGAGGAAATGCCTTTCCGGGATCCCTGCAAACCTGTCATGTACCCGGAAGTCTGGAAGCGCATCGGCATCGACCCCACCGAGCTTGTGGAGCTCGAGGACAGCCTCGTCGAAGCCAAGTCCCACGCGGAAATGCTGCTCGCCAGCTAAGATCCGTCGAGGGCGCCCGCTCCCCTCCACTCGTTTGCGACAGCATGCAAAAGCCTTGTTCTCCCGTTCCAACTGGATGGGATGACTTGCATGTCGAATACGCTACAACGACTTAAACGACCAACCCTGTGCGTCGCCGGCGCTTGCCTGTGCGGCACGGCATCGCTCTTCGCCCAGGAAGTGGTGGAACTGCCCGCGCTCTCGGTGAACGCCAACCGCCTGCTGCCCCTGCAACGTGACCTGTCGAGCCCGTCGTTGGAACTCAGCGCCCTAGACCTTGATTCAGGAGCGTACGGCGATATCACCGAAGCCTTGGAAAGCTATCCCGGCTACGGGGCCTACCGACGCACCAGCAGCCTCGTCGCCCACCCCTCGACGCAGGGGATCCGACTGAGAAACATCGGAGCCAACGCCACCTCGCGAAGCCTCGTTCTGCTCGATGGCGTTCCCCAGAACGATCCGTTCGGGGCATGGATCTACTGGCATGAAATCGACTCCCAGCCTCTGGAAAGCGTGCGTCTGGCCCCGGGCGCGAACGGCGGCCTCTGGGGAAACTTCGGCAGCAGCGGCCTCATTTCCTTCGCGACCAAGGAGCCAATTGCCGGGGCGCAGCGGCTTCAGCTTGGCCTAAGCGACCTCGGGCGATTCGAACTGGAAGGCGACACCGCGATCGCCCTTTCGGAATCGCTCACCTTGGACATTGGGGGACGCTACTTCGAAACCGACGGCTTCCACACCCTCAGCGAACCCCAACGAGGCCCCGTGGACCGCAAGGCCGATTCGCAAAGCGAAGGCCTCAGCGCCCGTCTGCGCTGGGAGGCCGGACCGGACTGGCGCATGCACCTCAAAACCAGCGCCTTCAGCGAAAACCGGGGCAACGGCACCGCCGTCGCTCGGAATTCGACAGACGCCCTCAACCTGTCGCTGCTCGCGGAGCGGGCCCTCGATAGCAAGGGGTCCCGACTAAACCTCTCGGCCTACCTGCAGGATCGCAGCTTCGAAAACGTCTACGCATCCGTGGCCGACGACCGAGCAAGCGAGCGGCCGGCCCTCGACCAGTTCGACGTGCCAGCTTCGTCAGCAGGCGCGTCGGTCGTCTACCGTCGCCAATTCGACGAGCAAACCGACTTCAGCATCGGCGTGGACGCTCGGCAGGTCTCGGGCGATGTCAATGAACGCTTTCGCAACCTGGGCGATGGATTCACCCGCCTTCGCAGGGCGGGCGGAGAGCAGCGTTTTCTGGGACTGTTCCTCACCCATGGCCTTTCCCTCTCCGAAAACGACCGCGTCGCGGCTTCGCTCCGATTCGACCGCGTATCCCAAAAAGATGGATACCGCATCGAAATCGACACCGAAAACGAAGTCACGTTGATCGATCGCCACTACGACGATCGCGAAGACGACTTCATCTCCGGCGACCTGGCTTGGCGTCATCAGATTTCCGATACGCACGATATCGGACTCAGCCTATCCAGCGGTTTTCGAGCTCCCACGCTCAACGAACTCTACAAGCCGTTTCGCGTGAAGAACGACATCACCGAGGCCGACCCGCTTCTGGCCAACGAGCGCTTCAACAGCATCGAAGCGGATTGGAATGCAGCGCTGCGAAACGACCAACAGCTTAGCGTATCCGTTTTTCACTACGAAATCTCCGAAGTCATCGCCAACGCCCTGATCACTACCGAATCCGGCTTCGATCCCCGTTTCGGCTTCATCCCGCAGGGCGGATCCGGCAGCGTGCGAGCCAACCTGGACAAAAGCGAGGTCACAGGCATGGAGCTCAGCTATCTGGCGCCACTCGGCCAGAGCCTGCGCGCCGAAGCTCGCCTGATGTTCTCCGACAGCGAGATCCTCTCTGACGAGCTCAGCCAGTTCGAAGGGCTCGCCTTTCCCCAAGCAGCGCCGTGGCGGGGTAATCTCGCTCTGTTTTGGGATCCAAACGAAAAGCTTTCCCTCTGGGGCCGCTACCAGTGGAGCGACAAGGCCTACGAAAAGCTCAGTCCGGACTCGCGGCTCGGCGAAACGGGTTCCCTCAACCTGGGAGCGAGCTACCAGTTCACCGAGAGCCAGCGCCTCAGCGTGAGCATCGAAAACGCCTTGGACGAACGCAACGTGGCCGGAATCAGCAGCGACGGACTGATCTCCCTCGACGCCCCTCGCGAGCTGCGCCTCTACTGGAGCTGGCGACGCTAGCCGATCCGGCGAAAACCGCTTGCCACGCAAGCGTCCTGCTTTCACTAACGTTGCCTTTTTCCACCATGGCGGAAACGAAAGCGAACTACGAATTCAGATTTGGCGGCATCGGGCGGCTCTACGGGGTCAAGGCCTTGGAAACGTTTCGCCGGGCTCGCGTCTGCGTGGTGGGCATCGGAGGCGTAGGCTCCTGGATCGTCGAAGCGCTGGCTCGCTCAGGCGTAGGCCACCTTACTCTCGTCGATCTGGACGATATCTGCGAAAGCAACATCAACCGCCAGATCCACGCCCTGGACGGCGCCATCGGGGCCTCCAAAGTAGAAACCATGGCCGAGCGCTGCCGAGCGATCAACCCGGATATCCAGGTCGGCGTGGTGCATAGCTTTCTCACCGAGCGCAACGCCGAGGAAATCCTGTCCGCGGGCTTCGACTACGTGATCGACGCCATCGACAGCTCGAAACACAAGGTGGCGATGATCGTGGCCTGCCGCCAAGCCAAGGTTCCCGTGCTCACCATTGGCGGAGCGGGCGGCCGGGTGGATCCCACTCAAATCCAAATAGCCGATCTAAGTCGCTCCTTCCACGATCCGCTGCTGCAACGCGTGCGCAAGCTGCTGCGCCAGCAGCATGGATTCCCTCGCGAACGGCGGCGAAAGTTTCACATCGACTGCGTATTCTCACCAGAGGAACCTCGCTTTCCCGAGGCTTGCGACATGGAAGACGGCGGCGGCTCCAGTCTGCGTCTCGACTGCTCCAGCGGCTACGGGGCCGCGACGCACATCACGGGAGGATTCGGATTCTTCGCCGTCTCCGCGGTGCTCAAAGCCCTCGCCGCGAAAGCTCCGTCCGCCGTGATCGACCCTCGGGCCACTCCCGCGACCTAGCTGCGATCCGGCCGAAGGGGCCGGCCCAGCCCGATCGACGTTCCCGTTCGATAGGGATTCCGCAACCTTCTCGCTAAGCGAAAACCTTGACCTCGCCTCCCCTTTGCCGCTCGATCCTCCGCTTTCACAATTGCGTATGCGAATCACGGATTTGAATAGAGAAGGCGGCATCGGCTCCAACTCGCTCCTAGTGGAGGCTGGCCCCTTCACCTTCGTCGTGGACGCCGGTCTGCATCCGAAACTGGCAGGAAACCAGGCCATGCCGGACTTCGCCCACATCGAGGATCGTCACATCGACTTCGTGATGGTGACCCACTGCCACCTCGACCACATCGGCTCGCTTCCCATTCTCCTCCAACAGCATCCCGAAGCTCGAGTCCTCATGAGCCTGCCCAGCCAAATGCTGGTCGAGCGCATGCTGCACAATTCCTGCAACGTCATGAAACGGCAGAAGGCGGAGCTGCGCATCGCGGAATACCCACTTTTCACCCATGAGGACGTGGAGCGAATCGCCAATCGTTTCGAGCCTTTGAAATACGAGCAGACCCTCAGCTTCGAGAGAGCTGGGCAAACGCTTACCCTCACCCTCCACCAAGCTGGACACGTAGCCGGCGCCGGCGGCTTCGAGGTCCATCACGACGGCCATAGCGTCTTCTTCACCGGCGATGTGCTCTTCGACGATCAGCGCACCATTGGCGGAGCACGCTTTCCGCAGCCCAAGCGCTTCGATGCCATGGTGATCGAAACCACCCGCGGCGGCACCGAGCGGGCCGAAGGCATCACCCGAGCCAGCGAGGTTCACCGTCTGCTGGGAACCATTCGGGCCACGCTGGAGCGAGGCGGCTCGATCCTCATTCCCGTTTTCGCCCTAGGCCGCATGCAGGAGCTGCTGACCCTGATCAACGAAGCCCGCAAGGACGGACGCCTGCCGCGTTGTCCCGTCTTCGGCGCGGGGCTAGGCCTCGATATCGCCGACTACTTCGATCAGATCTCCAAGCGCACCCAGCTGATTCGATACAGCCGCAAAACCGCCAAGGAGCTGCGTCTTAAGCGGCCGCCGCGTCAGCTCAAGCCAGGCAAGGAACCGCCCGAGCAAGGCATCTACATCTTGAGCAGCGGCATGCTGGTCGAGCGAACGCCTAGCTACCAGCTCGCCGCTACCCTGCTGGCCCACGGGCGAAACAGCATCTGCTTCGTCGGCTATTGCGATCCGGATACGCCGGGCGGCAAGCTGCTGGAAACCAAGCCAGGACAAACCTTCGTTTTCGAAGCCTTCGACTATCAGTGCCAGGTCCGCGCTCAAGTCGAGCGCTTCGAGATGAGCGGCCACGCGGATCGCGAGGAAATCCTGGCCTTCGCCCTGGCCGCGGAGCCCAAGACCATCATGCTCACCCATGGCGACCCGGATGCGCGCGACTGGTTCTCCGCTCAACTCAACGACGCCGAACACTCCGTGCGGGTCATCGATCCGCCGCCCCTTCAAGCGGTCGAGCTCTTCGAATAAGGCGTACAGCGCCTCGCATCACGCGTTCGCTGAGAAACGCGAACCTAAGCGGCTCACCCAACGAATGCCGCTCTAGTCGAGATAGAGCTCCATCAAGCCATTGGGCTGATAGCCGGGGATGAGCCATTTCAAGGCCGCTTCCTGCGAGCTAAACTGCCGCATCAGCGACTTTTCGGTGTCGAAAAACTCGGAGAAGTAGTCGATGTACGCGGCTGGAACTGGCTTGATGCTATAGAACGCCGTAGTCAGCGAGTCGTAGTCGGTCAGCGCCTCTTCGCGCCACCGCCGAAACGTTTCCATCTTTTCATGCGTCAGGGGAAATGCCAGCTCTTCAACCTCCGCTGAGGTGATGATCTTCAGGTCGCGTGCGTAGTTCTTGTTGGCAATCAGCAGGTCGAAGTGGCGTCTGATCGAATCGGTATCGATCACAGGTCCCCAAGAGACTCTTAGCAGGCCTAGATTGGAAAAGTATGTGTGTAGCTCCATGGTTCACTCGGCGCGGCCGCCTTTTGCAAGCTAGCCAGAAATGAGTCATTTTCAACTGCTTGCAACGACCGGAAACAGCCCGAGCCTAAAGCGATTGCACGTAAAGCTAGCGCGAAAATTGGACCGACTGAACTTAGCAGGGCTGCTAAGACGATCCAACACATGAGCTTATGTCCGAAGCCTCGAGATCAATCCTCGTCGTAATCAGCCATCTGATAGATCGCCTCGCAGCAGGATTCCCGCTCGTCTTCCAGTATGTAGTGTCCAGCTTCCGGGTAGTGAAACGCGGTGGCGTCCGGGAGAAATCGCTTCCAGCGTTCCATGAAATGATCGCTGAAGCAAAAGTCCTTTCCGCCCCACAAGATCGTCACGTCCCGCTTGCGCAGCTTCAATAGCTGGTTCTCCACTTCGATCAGCGTATTGAAGCTCGGATGGGAAACGTGCATAGGAATGTCCTTCACGAATTCGTAAACCGCCCGACGATTCGACCAACTGCCGTAAGGATAGAGGAAGCCCCGCTTCACCTCGTCGCTCAAACGACGCTTGCTCACCGCCATCTTCACCGCCGGACCAGCGAATCCATTGAGCCCCTGCACGATCAGCTTGCCGAAGACGGGGGCGCGGCACAGGGCGATGCGAGCGGGTATGCGGGAATCGACGAACGCCGCTGTATTCAAAATTGTGACACGACGCAACTTTTCGAATCGCTGCAGGGCAGCGCCAAGACCGATCACTCCGCCCCAGTCATGCACCACTAGGTCGAAGCGCTCCAGATCCAGAGCATCGATAAGCTCGCCCAGATCCTCTATGCGCTGATCCAGACGATAGCTGTAGGCATCGCCTGGCTTATCGCTAAGTCCGCAGCCGATATGATCCGGCACGATGCAGCGAAAAACCCCGGAAAGCTTTTTCACCACGTTGCGATAGAAATACGACCAAGTCGGGTTCCCATGAACCATCACCACCGGAAAGCCGCTGCCTTCGTCGAGATAGCTCAACTCGTGGCCGCACGAGAGCTTGAGTCGCTTGGGCGAAAATGGGTATTCAGTTTTCAACCACTCCGGGATCTGAGACGTCGTCACCACTCCACCCCCATCATGAGACAGTTCAAACCGCTTCCGATTCCGAGCAGAGCAAGCTTGTCGCCCGCTTTCACCGCTCCATCTTCAGCAGCTTTAGCCAAAGTGATCGGCAACGCGGCGGAGCCCGTGTTTCCAAATGTCTGATACGAAGAATAGTCCTTTTCCATCTGCAGTCCCAAACTCTCGAAAAGAAGGCGTTGATGGGCCGCGCCGACTTGATGCGTGATCACTCTGTCCGGAGTCGCTTCGCTCCAGTCGAGTTCCTTCTTGAACGCTGCCCAAGTTCGTTTCGCGAGGGATACTCCGGCATGCAGCATTTCCTCGGAGTCGGTCTGCATCTCCAATCCATCTCCGCCCAAGCTCGCGTCGCCTTTGCAAAGGTCGTTGCTAGATGTATCCGCCAGCACACTACCTCCTAGAACCCGATGACCGCCGGGAGAGAGGGATTCGTGGCAGACGATCGCAGCCACCGCTCCAGCCCCAATGGTAAGGTTGGCGAAAAACGGTTTGATCGACTTGCGAGTGTGTTCGCCGCCGAGCAACTGCTGTATAGTGCGTTCCAGCAAGGGCTTTCCGTTTTCGCCTGACACCACGATGCCAGCCTTGATCTGTCCGGCGTCGATCATGGCGGAAAGCAGGCTGATGGAGTTTAGGAAGCCCAAGCACGCGTTAGAGACATCGAAGACCTGCACTCCCTCTGGCAAGCCCATCAGACGGTGGGCGAACGATGCGGTAGCCGGTTCGAGCATGTCCCGACATACCGAAGAGTGGATACAGACTTCGATTTGCTCAGCGGAGATTGTCGATTGGGCGAGGGCCTTGCGTCCCGCTTGGGCGGCGATTTCCGAGGGACGCACCGGATTATCCCAGAAGCGACGTTCCTTGATGCCCGTCATCAGCTCTAGGCGGCCCTCCGGCAGGCGAAGACGCTGATACAGTGGAGCTAGCTTCGATTCGATATCGGCGCTGCTCCATGCAGTGGGCGGCGAAACGTAAGCGAGAGAATCGATGACGGACGACCGAATCTTCACGCGTCTTTGTTCCCCTCTTCCGGGCGCATGGCCAGGCGCACGACTTCCTCGTCGAAATAGTTCAGTCCCATGCCCGCGTCCAAGACCATGCTGGCGCCGTTCATGCCGCTGGAGCGATCGCTGATGAGAAACGCCACCGCGTTGGCAACTTCCTGCGTATTCAAAGCGCGCTTACGATAGGTCAGTTTTTCGCTGTAGAGATAGCTCTCCAAATACCCCGGAATGCCTGCCGAGGCGCTCGTCTTCAGCGTTCCGGGATTGACGGTGTTGAACCTGACCTCGGTGTCCTTGCTGAAGGACTTTGCCAAGTAGCGGATCGAAGAATCGAGAGCGGCTTTGACCGGCGACATGTATCCATAATTCGCTGCCGTTATGGTCAGAGACGATATGCTGATAGCCACCACCGATGCCTTGTTGTCGAGGATAGGCTTGAAGGCGTTGGCGACTTCCACGATCGAGAAGGAGGAGATCGCGGTGGCCTGCAAGTAGTCCTCCCGCTTGGTTTCGTGGAAGGGCTTGAAGCCTTCGCTGTAGTTGGCGAAGGCGATGGAGTGCACGATGCCGTGAACTGCGCCGAAATCTCGACCGATCTCCGTCGCCAGACGCTTCACTTGGTCGGGATTCTCCACATCGCAAACGTAGACCGGACGATCCTTGAGCAGTTTGGCGGCGCTTTCCTTGCGAGCTTCCGAGCGCACGCTGTAGATGACCTTCGCCCCTTCCTCCTCAAGGGTTTTCGCCACGAACCAGGCCACGCTCTTGCGATTGGCCACGCCCATTACGAGCACGTTTTTTCCTTCTAGATTCAGAAAGCCCATTTCGACTACGCTTCGTCCTTGGGAGCCTTTGCCAAAGCCACGCTGAAGGAAACCGTCATCACTCTGCGGCCATCCTCCGTCTTCACCGAACCATCCATGAAGATGAAGCGTCCGAGCTTTTCCTTGTAGCGAGCGGTGATGTACAAGGTCTCGTTGGGCTTCACGATGCTCTTGAAACGAGCATCCGATATCTTGGTCAGCACCGGCACCAGTTCGGGATCTTCGAGAATCTCGTCCGCGAGCAGACGAGTCAGGTAGATCGCTCCCGTCTGAAACACCGCTTCCGAGATGATCACGCCCGGCATGATGGGATTGCCCGGATAATGGCCTTCGAAAAAGGACTCCGTTTCGGAAACGAAGCGCCGCGTGGTCAGGTAGTCGTCCGTCTGCTCGACGATTTCGTCTACAAACAGAAACGGAGGTCGGTGAGGAATCGCTTGGAGGATTTCTTCGCTAGCCATAAATCGTTCGATAGGTAGGGGTTCGGAAAATCGTATTCAAACTTAGGCGACGCTCTCTTTGGAGGCTCCAGCGCGATCCGCGGCAAGTTGCTTGTCTACCTTGTTAGCGGTGATCACGCCGTAGTTCATGGTGCCGAGCCAGCCGGACATGATGATGCCGACCGATCCAGCGTGGTACAGTCCGCGAATCTGCTGGGGCAGTTCCATGGAACATTTCAGACCTTCGAATTTCGTACCGAACGATGTGCCATTCGGATGGCGGGTGTAGTGGCTTATGGTACGTGGCGTAGCCGCTTCCAGGTGGTCGATCTTGTCGCGCACGCCCGGAATGTATTTTTCCAGGGATACAAGCGACTCTTCGATGAGGCGCTGCTTGTGAGTCTCGTACTCCTCGTCACTGAGGTTCCGCCAGTCTACGTATTGAGCGTTCAACGACGCCACCACCGTGTAGCGGTCCGAGCCAGGACGCGTTTCCGGATAGTACACCGAGAAGGTCCGGCTGGTGGTGTGCAGATCGGTCAACTCCTCGCTGCTGAAAGTCGGAGCCTCGGAGGTGAATACCAGATCCCCGATGTTCGGAATGCTTTCCCCTTCCTTGATCCCCATGTAGACCTGGCAGGAGCTGCTGTTGATGCGCACCGCGTCGAGCTCCTTGAGGTACTGATCGGAAAACTGCTCCGAGCCCACCAGGTTCTTCACCGTGCTGACCACGTTGGCGTTGGACACCACCGCGTTGCACCTCACCGTCTTGATATTGTCCGCTTCGCTGTCTCGAGTGCGCCCTTCGATGACCACGCCGGAGATCTTCTTCTGCCCATCGACCTCGTCGACAAGGACCTGCTTGACCAGCACGTTCTTGCAAAGCTTGGCCCCGTTGCGCTCCAGCTCCTCCACCATCTTGCCCACCAGCGCATCGGTGCCGCCTTGGAAGGTGAAGACGCCTTTGCTCATGAAGTTCGAAAAGACGATGCCATAGGTGATCGCCGGATCGCTCATGGTGGAGCCGTTGGCGTACGCGATCGGTTCCATCAGCAGACGGTGCACATCGTGGCGGCCCGGGAAAAACTCCTCGAACAGCTCGCCGGTAGTGCGCTGGTCGTCGTCGTAGAAATTCATCTGGCGCAGATGGGTGTAGAAGCCTTCCACCTTCTCGCGCTCCAGCTTGAAATCCTCTACCAGGATACGGGTGAAGTCCTGCCGATCGAAGGTCGTCCAAACGTCAAACTCCGGATTGATGAAGCGCACGTCCTTGAGCTGCACGATGGAGTCGGCGATCTCCTTGGTCCAATACTTGCGACAGGATTTGACCATGCCGTAGGGAAATCCGTGCAGGGAGATGTCGAAAATGTGCTTTCCCGGGCGCTTGAACCAAGTGGCCAAGCCTCCGAACTGGTAGTGGTGCTCCAGCAGCAAAACTCGATGGCCGCACTTGGCGAGCACGTTGGCGCTAGTCAATCCGCCCAAACCGCTACCGATCACGACAACGTCGTATTCGTCCTCTACGCCTTCTAGCCAGTTTTTGCCCATAAGGGGCCAACGAATAGGGTCGCTGGCGCGAAATACAACTGAGAAATCGCTCCGATTTTGGCAATTTTCACTAAAAATGCGCCTCCGCGGTTCCTGCCCCGAAATCCCCCGATCCCGAGGGGAAAACTCCTTCTGGCCGGCGTCGTTGAAGCAGTTCGGAGATCGGCGAGCCGCGGCGAAGTCGCCCGGTGGCGCATGCGTTGCTACGCTACGCGTCCCTATTCACGCGCCGCTTCCCACAGGCAATAACTACCGACCCAACAAGATGCTATGATTCAATCCATCGCCAGCGGCAACGAAACCCAACCGTCCTTCCCAGTCAGCGCTCGATCCGATGCCCCAGCGGGCCCTTCCAGCCGAAATTTCCAGGAAATCATGTCCGACTACTGGACGAACGAGGACCGCGGATCCGCCCTCGCGTATCTGAAATCGCTGAGCGGCAGCGAGCTTAGGGCGGTGGGACGCGAGCACGGCTTCGCCGACCCGACGCCGAAGCTCTACGGCCTGAGCATCGAAGGGGCGAACAACCTGCTCCGGGCCAGGGGGGAAACCGTCGACGAGAATCGCGACGGCATCGATCAGATCGGGGAGGCCCGAACCTGGCGCTTCCCCAACAGCAACACCCCGGAGAGCGTGAAGGCGGCCTGGGACGAAGCGACCGAGGGCATGGACGACGGCGAGAGCATGCTGCTCGCTGGAGTCCTTTTCATGCCACTGCCGCAATTTGAGACCGACGCCAGCGGGCGGGTCACCCATGTCACGCTCCCTGGCGATCCGGGATACCGCAGCCGCATGGAACGAGACGATTTCTCCTACGCCCGAGAGGTGGAAAACAAACTGCGATCCCTCGACGACCCAAGCAATCCACCAACGAACTTCGATTTCTATCGCAAGTCGAAGGCCTTCTACCAGAACCTCCTGGAGAGCTTCGAGCGCCACGGCGTAGCCTAGTCACATAGCGCCCTTCGATCGGCGCATCGCGAGTGCCGCCGGCGGTCGCGAGCAGCGTCGTATGGCTCCTGAGGGATCGCCTTTTCTGCTTGCGGATCTGAAAACGCGCGCAATCCATAGCTCCAATGGCCAAGACCAAAATCAAACTTGAAACCAACGCTGGCGATATCGTGCTGAAGCTCTTTCCCGATATCGCGCCAAAAGCCTGCGAGAACTTCGCCACGCACGTGGAAAACGGCTACTACGACGGCATCATCTTCCATCGTGTGATCAAGGAATTCATGCTTCAGTGCGGCGACCCGACCGGCACAGGACGCGGCGGCAAGTCCATCTGGGGCAAGCCTTTCGAAGACGAGTGCACGCCTGACGCCAAGTTCGACAAGACCGGCATCCTGGCCATGGCCAACGCCGGTCCCAGCACCAACGGCAGCCAATTCTTTATCACCACCGCCAAGACGCCGTGGCTCAACATGCGCCACACCATTTTCGGCGAAGTCGTAGAAGGCTACGAGGTAGTGCAGGCGATCGAGACCGTTCCCACCGACGGGATGGACAAGCCGATCGAAGAGCAAAAGATCATCAAGGCGACCGTCATCGAATAAGGCCCAGCCTGAAATCGACTTTCACGAAAAGCCAGTCTCCCCAAGCGAGACTGGCTTTTTTTCGATTCCCCCGCCACTCGGACGCAGCCGGTCTACTTTCCGCAAAGATAGGACACGATCACTCCCTCGGAACGCTCCCTTTCCTTGATTTCGAATCCGGCCCTCTGGAGCAATCCCTCCAGGACCCAGTCGTATGTGGAAAACTCCTCGCGAAAATGCTGCAGCGCATCTTCGCGTAAAAACGAGCCCCCACGACGCTCCTGATTGCGAACGAACGCATTCACGTCTTCCTCTGCGCCTTCGCTGCTCAACGCCACGTCCTTCAAGAAAAAAGCGCCACCGGGCGCTAGGCTCGAATGGATGCGCGACAGCGCCACGCCCTTCCAAAAGTCTGGCAAGTGGTGCAGTGAAAAACTGGATACAGCCGCTCGGGCCGTCTCGTCTCCCAGATCGAAATCCAGATATCCAGCGCGTTGGAAGACCACCTGTGCGTCCACGCCCGAACGGATGGCACGTTCGCGAGCTCGGCTGAGCATGGCTTCGGAAACATCGATCCCCCACCCGCGAATTCCTCGTTTCGCAGCGAAAACAGGCAAGGCTCCCGTTCCGGTTCCAAGGTCGACCAACAGGTCTCCAGGCTGCAGCGCCAGCTTGGCGCAAAGCTCCTCGTTCTCGCTGTCCACATCGCGAAAGTCGGCATGCGTCTCGTCGTAAACCGCCGCTTCCTCCGGATTT is part of the Pelagicoccus sp. SDUM812003 genome and harbors:
- a CDS encoding 3-oxoacyl-ACP synthase III, whose protein sequence is MKIRSSVIDSLAYVSPPTAWSSADIESKLAPLYQRLRLPEGRLELMTGIKERRFWDNPVRPSEIAAQAGRKALAQSTISAEQIEVCIHSSVCRDMLEPATASFAHRLMGLPEGVQVFDVSNACLGFLNSISLLSAMIDAGQIKAGIVVSGENGKPLLERTIQQLLGGEHTRKSIKPFFANLTIGAGAVAAIVCHESLSPGGHRVLGGSVLADTSSNDLCKGDASLGGDGLEMQTDSEEMLHAGVSLAKRTWAAFKKELDWSEATPDRVITHQVGAAHQRLLFESLGLQMEKDYSSYQTFGNTGSAALPITLAKAAEDGAVKAGDKLALLGIGSGLNCLMMGVEW
- a CDS encoding NAD(P)/FAD-dependent oxidoreductase, yielding MGKNWLEGVEDEYDVVVIGSGLGGLTSANVLAKCGHRVLLLEHHYQFGGLATWFKRPGKHIFDISLHGFPYGMVKSCRKYWTKEIADSIVQLKDVRFINPEFDVWTTFDRQDFTRILVEDFKLEREKVEGFYTHLRQMNFYDDDQRTTGELFEEFFPGRHDVHRLLMEPIAYANGSTMSDPAITYGIVFSNFMSKGVFTFQGGTDALVGKMVEELERNGAKLCKNVLVKQVLVDEVDGQKKISGVVIEGRTRDSEADNIKTVRCNAVVSNANVVSTVKNLVGSEQFSDQYLKELDAVRINSSSCQVYMGIKEGESIPNIGDLVFTSEAPTFSSEELTDLHTTSRTFSVYYPETRPGSDRYTVVASLNAQYVDWRNLSDEEYETHKQRLIEESLVSLEKYIPGVRDKIDHLEAATPRTISHYTRHPNGTSFGTKFEGLKCSMELPQQIRGLYHAGSVGIIMSGWLGTMNYGVITANKVDKQLAADRAGASKESVA
- a CDS encoding SDR family oxidoreductase, which codes for MGFLNLEGKNVLVMGVANRKSVAWFVAKTLEEEGAKVIYSVRSEARKESAAKLLKDRPVYVCDVENPDQVKRLATEIGRDFGAVHGIVHSIAFANYSEGFKPFHETKREDYLQATAISSFSIVEVANAFKPILDNKASVVAISISSLTITAANYGYMSPVKAALDSSIRYLAKSFSKDTEVRFNTVNPGTLKTSASAGIPGYLESYLYSEKLTYRKRALNTQEVANAVAFLISDRSSGMNGASMVLDAGMGLNYFDEEVVRLAMRPEEGNKDA
- a CDS encoding peptidylprolyl isomerase → MAKTKIKLETNAGDIVLKLFPDIAPKACENFATHVENGYYDGIIFHRVIKEFMLQCGDPTGTGRGGKSIWGKPFEDECTPDAKFDKTGILAMANAGPSTNGSQFFITTAKTPWLNMRHTIFGEVVEGYEVVQAIETVPTDGMDKPIEEQKIIKATVIE
- a CDS encoding class I SAM-dependent methyltransferase; protein product: MNAYAEWRYDEYRQVGKDYGNPEEAAVYDETHADFRDVDSENEELCAKLALQPGDLLVDLGTGTGALPVFAAKRGIRGWGIDVSEAMLSRARERAIRSGVDAQVVFQRAGYLDFDLGDETARAAVSSFSLHHLPDFWKGVALSRIHSSLAPGGAFFLKDVALSSEGAEEDVNAFVRNQERRGGSFLREDALQHFREEFSTYDWVLEGLLQRAGFEIKERERSEGVIVSYLCGK
- a CDS encoding 3-hydroxyacyl-ACP dehydratase FabZ family protein, coding for MASEEILQAIPHRPPFLFVDEIVEQTDDYLTTRRFVSETESFFEGHYPGNPIMPGVIISEAVFQTGAIYLTRLLADEILEDPELVPVLTKISDARFKSIVKPNETLYITARYKEKLGRFIFMDGSVKTEDGRRVMTVSFSVALAKAPKDEA